A DNA window from Ornithinimicrobium humiphilum contains the following coding sequences:
- a CDS encoding phosphoglycerate kinase: MRTIEQLGEELGGLAGRTVLVRSDLNVPLDGTTITDDGRVRASVPTIRELAEAGARVVVTAHLGRPKGEPDPRYSLAPVAARLGELLGRPVTFVEETVGERATAAVRAMSDGDVVVLENLRFNAGETAKTDEGREEFARQLAGLADAYVSDGFGVVHRAQASVYDVARLLPHAAGGLVRAEVEVMRRLREDPQRPYVVILGGAKVSDKLGVIESLLTVADKLLVGGGMVFTFLKAQGHEVGRSLLEEDQVDTVRGYLETAAEQGVEIVLPVDVVVADAFSADAHHEVVPIDAIPADMMGLDIGPESEKVFAETLADARTVFWNGPMGAFEMEPYASGTKAVAQALVERTRDGAMTVVGGGDSAAAVRDLGWADDDFGHISTGGGASLEYLEGKELPGLQVLED; encoded by the coding sequence ATGCGCACGATCGAGCAGCTGGGCGAGGAGCTCGGTGGCCTCGCCGGACGCACGGTGCTGGTCCGCAGCGACCTCAACGTCCCGCTGGACGGCACGACCATCACCGACGACGGCCGCGTCCGCGCGTCCGTGCCGACGATCCGCGAGCTGGCCGAGGCCGGTGCCCGGGTCGTCGTCACGGCGCACCTGGGCCGCCCCAAGGGCGAGCCGGACCCGCGCTACTCGCTGGCCCCGGTGGCCGCCCGGCTGGGTGAGCTGCTCGGCCGGCCGGTGACCTTCGTCGAGGAGACCGTCGGCGAGCGGGCGACCGCCGCCGTGCGCGCGATGTCCGACGGTGACGTCGTCGTCCTGGAGAACCTCCGGTTCAACGCCGGCGAGACGGCCAAGACGGACGAGGGGCGCGAGGAGTTCGCCCGGCAGCTCGCCGGGCTCGCCGACGCCTACGTCTCCGACGGCTTCGGCGTCGTCCACCGGGCCCAGGCGTCCGTCTACGACGTGGCACGGCTGCTGCCGCACGCTGCGGGCGGCCTGGTCCGCGCGGAGGTCGAGGTCATGCGCCGGCTGCGGGAGGACCCGCAGCGGCCCTACGTCGTGATCCTCGGCGGCGCCAAGGTGAGCGACAAGCTCGGCGTCATCGAGTCCCTGCTCACGGTGGCCGACAAGCTGCTCGTCGGCGGCGGCATGGTCTTCACCTTCCTCAAGGCCCAGGGCCACGAGGTCGGCAGGAGCCTGCTGGAGGAGGACCAGGTCGACACCGTGCGCGGCTACCTCGAGACCGCCGCCGAGCAGGGCGTGGAGATCGTGCTGCCCGTCGACGTGGTCGTCGCCGACGCCTTCTCGGCCGACGCGCACCACGAGGTCGTCCCGATCGACGCGATCCCCGCCGACATGATGGGCCTGGACATCGGTCCCGAGTCGGAGAAGGTCTTCGCCGAGACGCTGGCCGACGCCCGGACCGTCTTCTGGAACGGGCCGATGGGTGCCTTCGAGATGGAGCCCTACGCCTCAGGCACGAAGGCCGTGGCGCAGGCGCTCGTCGAGCGCACCCGTGACGGGGCCATGACCGTGGTCGGCGGCGGCGACAGCGCCGCGGCCGTGCGTGACCTGGGCTGGGCCGACGACGACTTCGGGCACATCTCCACCGGTGGTGGGGCGAGCCTGGAGTACCTCGAGGGCAAGGAGCTCCCGGGCCTGCAGGTGCTGGAGGACTGA